CGGCTCCGGGGTCGAGGACTACGAGCAGATGGAGCTGCCGCCGTTCATGACCCCCGTCATGGAGCAGCTCGTGCGGCCCCCCTCCGACGCCCCCGTGAAGCGGGAGGCGGACCAGGCGGAGGGCCAGGAGGGCGGCGAGGGCGAGAAGAAGCCACCGGCGGAGGACGAGGCCGGCGACGCCGACAAGGCGATGTCGACGAGCGAGGCGCAGGCCGGTCAGGGCCAGCCCGACGAGGTCGCCCAGCAGACCTCCTCCTCCGGTGAGGAGGACGCACCCCCCGGGTCCGCCGACGGCCGCTCCGACGACGCCGAGGGCGGCGGGTCGGACTCCCCCGACCAGACGGGCCTCGCCGACGTCCCCCACGTGGAGCCGGAGGCGGAGGAGTCCGACCTCGGTGAGCAGGTCTTCCACTACGACGAGTGGGACCACAAGATCGAGGACTACCGGCCGTCGTGGTGCACCCTCACCGAGCACCGCCAGACGCGGACCCAGGAGGGCTTCGTCGCGGCGACGTTCCACGAGTTCGGCGGGATCGTCACCCAGATCCGGCGCAACTTCCAGCTGATGCGCCCCGAGGCGCTCCGGAAGATGCGCTACCAGGAGGACGGCGACGACCTCGACACCGACGGCCTCGTCGAGTACGTCGTCGACCGCAAGGCCCGCGTGTCCCCCACCCCCCGGGTCTACATCAAGCGCGACAAGCGCGACCGGGACGTGACGACGGCGTTCCTCGTCGACATGTCGAGCTCCACCGACCGCAAGATCGACGGCCGGAAGCGGATCATCGACATCGAGAAGGAGGCCCTCCTCCTGATGTGCGAGGCCCTCGAGGCGATCCGCGACGAGTACGCCATCTACGGCTTCTCGGGGTCGGGCCGCGAGGACGCCCAGTTCTACGTCGTGAAGGAGCTGGGGGAGCGGTACGACGACCGGGTGAAGGGACGCATCGGCGGCATCTACGCCCGCCAGAAGACCCGGATGGGGCCGGCGATCCGGCACGCCACCCGCCGCCTCGCCGCCGCCGACTCGAACGTGAAGCTGATGATCCTCCTCACCGACGGCAAGCCCTACGACTCCGACACCTACCAGGACAACGCCTACGCGCAGGAGGACACGAAGATGGCCCTCCGCGAGGCCCGCCGGGAGAAGATCCACCTGTTCTGCGTGACCGTCGACCGGGAGGGCGCCGACTACCTCCCCCACATGTACTCGGACGCCAACTTCGTCGTCGTCGACGACGTCCGGACCCTCCCGCAGAAGCTCCCCCAGCTGTACCGCCGCCTCACGACCTGACCCCGACCGGGGTACACGACTCGCGCCACCGGGGGTAAACGACTCGCGGCCCGGGCCGTCCCGCGAGCCGGTTCCCCGGGGTCACCGACTCGCGGACGGGGGGATCCCGCTCGCGGACGGGGGGATGCGACTCGCGCACCCACGTCCCCCACCCCGTTTTCTCCACAGGCCCGCCGTCGCCGCGAGACCCCGACCGGGGTAACCCGCTCGCCCCGACCGCCCGGCGAGCCGGTGACCGGGGTAGCCGCCTCGCGCGGCACGGGGGGTAACCGACTCGCGTCGACCCGGGGGATGCGACTCGCGCGCGGACGCCGTTCTCCCCTGCAAAACGACCACTTCCGCCGCCCGTAGGTTTAAGGGTTAATAGGGGTTAGGGAAAAGAACAGAGGCCGTGGCCGGCCGAACCGCTTCGCGGCCCGGCCACGGCGCGAGCCGGTTACCCCGGTTGCGGTCTCGCGACCCGTGGTGTCCGGCCGACCGCCGCGCAAGACTTGTCGGGTGCCCCCCTCCCCCGCGTCCCGCCGCAACGAGACCGTCCCCCTGGAGCGTCCCGGCGTCCGCCGCCGCGAGGGCTCCGCCGCCGCGGACGACAACCACCTGAGCGGCGCGGAGGCGCAGCTCGCCCTCTGCGAACCGGACCACCTCCGCCGCCTCGAGCAGCCCCTCAAGTACGGCTTCGCGGACCGCTCCAGCGCCCGGAAGGGCCTCGAGGTCGCCGCCGGCGTCGCGATCGCCGACCGCCTCGGGTCGATCCGCCAGACCGCCGGCCCCCCGATCGGCCGTCACGGGTACATGGCGATCGTCTGGCTGGGGTCGCGGTGGCTGCAGCTCGAGCAGGCGGGGGCGTCGGCGGTGCCGTTCACCCAGTACCGCCTCCTCCACGACTTCGGGTGGGCGGAGTCCGGCAAGAACGCCCGCCAGGCCCTCAAGCGGACCCTCCTCAACCTCCAGGATGCCCGGTGGGAGGGTGAGGTCAACGACTCCGAGACGGGCCGCAAGACCCACGAGGACCACTTCGGGATCATCGACCGCGTCCTGTGGCCCGTCGTCTCCGACGGCCGGCTGGAGCGCCTCGGCTACATCTTCCTCGGCAGCTGGTTCCTGGAGCAGCTCCGCCACGAGGCGGGCGTCTACATCGACTGGGACGTCCTGCGGGACCTCCCCCCCATCGCCCGCAAGCTCTACGGCCTGCTGGAGAACGACCGGTTCGAGGACGCCGGCGACGGCGAGGAGTGGCAGGCGTACTGGCTGGGGCCCCCGTTCTTCGCGAGCGTCGGCTCCACCTGCGCGCGGGAGCGCGACAACGTCGCCGCCGTCTCCCGCGCCTGCGAGGCCGTCGCGAGCCACCCCGGCACCGGGTACCGGTTCGTCCGGGAGCGGGTCGCCGTCGACGACGGCTGGGCCCACCAGCTGATCGTCACCCGCCCCGCCGGCACCGCCGGCCGCCGCTCCCCCCGCACCCTCACCCGCACGGGGACCTAGATGTAGTCACCCGGAGCGTTGTTGACGGTTCCGGGTTGACGTAGGGAGGACCCCCGAGGCTCTGTGGAGGTGTCGAAGCCTTCCCAGCCCCAAGGGGGTCCTCGTGGCGCACGCTAACGCCCGTTTGACCGTTCACGGAAGGGCACTGCTCGTTGAACGGGTCCTGGCCGGCCATCGCCCGGCTGATGTCGCCCACCAGATGGGCTGCTCGAGAGCTTGGAGTCGCCCCGCTTTGGCGGACAGTTTTCCTAGGCCGCCGACTCCTGCCGGCGGTGGTGCTGTGCCTCGAACTCGGCGGGGCTGAGGTAACCGAGGCCCGAGTGCCGGCGGCGTGGGTTGTACCAACTCTCGATGTAGTCGTAGATCGCGGTCCGCGCCTGCTGGCGGGTCGGCCAGGAGCGTCGGTCGATCAGCTCGGTCTTGAGGGTCGACATGAACGACTCGGCGAGGGCGTTGTCATAGGCATCGCCACGTGAGCCCATCGACTGGGCGATCCCCGCCTCGCGCAGGGCGCGTCCGCAGGCGAAGCTCGTGTACTGGGATCCCCGGTCGCTGTGGTGCACCAGCTGGCCGGGCTCCACCTGGCGCCGCCACAGCGCCATCTGGATCGCATCGACGACCAGTTCGGCCCGCAGGTCCTCGCGCATCGACCAGCCGACGACGCGGCGGCTGTAGGCATCGACGACCACCGCGACATAGAGCCACCCCGCCCAGGTCCGCACGTAGGTGATGTCAGCCACCCACAACGCGTTCGGGCACTCGGCGAGGAAGCGTCGCTCCACCAGATCCGCGGCCGGGGCCCGCAGCGGGTCGCGCTCGGTGGTGCGCTGGAAGCGGCGCCGGTGGGTGCCCTCGATCCCCGCCTCGCGCATCAACCGGGCGATCCGCTTACGGCCGTGGCGGTGGCCGTCAGCACGCAGTTCGGCGTGGATGCGGGCGGCGCCGTAGGTGCCGCGGCTCATCCGATGCACCGCGCGGAGCCGCTCGAGGAGCTGTTCATCCTCGCGCCGGCGGCTCGACGGTGGTCGGGCGGCCCACGAGTAGAAGCCCGAGCGTGAGACGCCGAGCGTCCTGCAGAGGGTGGAGACCCCGTGTGCGGCCTTCTCGGCGGCGATGAACCGGTAGAGGCTCACCGCGTCGTCTCCGTGGCGAAGAAGGCCGCGGCTTTTTTCAGGATCTCCCGCTCCTCACGCAACACCTTGTTCTCACGCCGAAGCCGGGCGAGCTCGGCGCGTTCGTCGCTGGTGAGCCCCGGCGCCGTGCCCTGGTCGATCTGCGCCTGCTTGACCCACCGGCGTACCGCCGTCTCGCTGAGGTCGAGCTCTCGACAGACCGCCCCAATGGACTTCCCCGAGGACTCGATCAACTCGACCGTGCGGGCCTTGAACTCCTCACTGAACTCCCGCCGTGCCCGTCGCTCCCGCTGCTCCATGTGGACCTCCTTGGAGAAGCATCATCGCCTCTCCGATGGTGTCCGCAGAAGCGGGGCGACCCCAGCCACCGCCTACAAGTGGCTGCGGCGCTACCGGGCCGAGGGGGCCGGCGGCCTCCTCGATCGCTCGAGCCGGCCTCTTCACTGCCCGCACCGCACCGACGAGGCGACCGAGCGACAGATCCTCAAGACACGCCGCATCCATCGACGCGGAGCCCAGTGGATCGGCGACGAGCTCGGAATCGCGGCCTCGACGGTGGGCCGAGTACTCGCCCGCCACCAGATGCCGCTGCTGCGTGACCTGGATGCGCTCACCGGAGACCCCGTGCGGCGCGGGCCGATCAGCCGCGTGCGCTACGAGCGCGCACGGCCGGGTGAGTTGATCCACATCGACGTCAAGAAGCTCGGGCGGATCCCCGAGGGCGGGGGCTGGCGGGCCCATGGCAGAGGGCCAAAGCCGGTGATCAACCGCGCCCAGGGCTATGACTATGTCCACTCGGCGATCGACGACCACTCACGGCTTGCCTACGCGGAGATCCACCCCGACGAGCGCGGTGAGACCTGCGCTGCCTTCATCGAGCGGGCGGCCCGCTTCTTCGGCTCGATGGGCATCACCCGCATCGAGCGGGTGATGAGCGACAACGCCCTCAACTACCGGCGCTCGAGCGCATTTCAGGATGTCCTCGGCGAGATGGGCGCTCGCCATGTCCTGATCCGCCCCCACTGCCCGTGGACCAACGGCAAGGTCGAGCGGCTCAACCGCACGCTGCTCAGGGAGTGGGCCTACTCGCAGGTCTTCACCTCGAACGCCGAGCGGGCCGCGTGCCTGCCAGAGTGGCTCTGGCACTACAACACGCGGCGCCGCCACAGCTCACTGGGCGGCCTCCCACCGATCAGCCGCCTGTCAACAACGTGGTGAGCGACTACACCTAGACCCCCACCCGGGGCCCCCACCATCCTGCGACGCCCCGTGGTCCGGGCGTCCCCCTCCCCCCGGCCGCGAGTCACTTCCCCCGGTACCCGACCGACGTCCCTCCGGCGGTCCCGGCACGACCCGGCCGGCGGCGGCGGTCCGCCGGAGGGGAACGCCGTCCGGGACGCCGTCTAGCGTGCCCGCATGCATGCATGCACAAAGGAGGACATACGATCACGCGCGCGAACATGACGGCATGAGCGACACCACGCCTGCACGCATCATCACCGTGGCGGCGGCGAAGGGCGGGGTGGGGAAGACGACCCTCGCCTACGAGCTCGCCGCCGCCCTGTCGGGGGTCCTCGTCGACCTGGACTGGGACGCGGGGGGCGCGACGCGGATGTGGGGGCACGACCCGACCCGCGCCGCCCGCGTCCCGCTCCTCGACGCGTTGGAGCGCGGCCCCGAGGGCCGGCCGCCGCGTCCGAAGCGCCGCGCCAACCAACCGGCCCTCGTCCCCGCGCACCCGGACCTGTCGGCGAGCCGCATCGACGCGGACCTGGTGGGGGACTGCCTCCGGGCCTGGGCCGCCGCGTTCGAGGACCCCTACCTGGTGGTCGACACCCACCCGGGGGCGAACCCCCTCACCGACGGGGCGATCCAGGGGGCCGACCTCGTCGTCGTCCCCGTCGTCCTCGGCGCCCGGGAGATGGACGCCCTCGAGGCGATCGTCGCGGACTACCGGGACTACCGGCTGCTGCTCGTCCCGACGATGGTCCCCGCCGTCCCGCCGCGGCGGTTCGTGGAGCGGCTCGCGGGTCTCGCGGAGGCGGGCCGGATCACCGTCGCCCCCCCGGTCTCCGAGCACCGCTGGATCCGCC
This region of Miltoncostaea oceani genomic DNA includes:
- a CDS encoding nitric oxide reductase activation protein NorD, which gives rise to MAMIQTASAERRPELATLSDAQAVVEALLQHSLGLSPDRTELAPVTQTVIVQAIELLVTIEAPENRVGDAATLTGRLYALIDEGLADPGQRSMPQQEEGPQDPGTPPPPGEGEEPPPAGSGVEDYEQMELPPFMTPVMEQLVRPPSDAPVKREADQAEGQEGGEGEKKPPAEDEAGDADKAMSTSEAQAGQGQPDEVAQQTSSSGEEDAPPGSADGRSDDAEGGGSDSPDQTGLADVPHVEPEAEESDLGEQVFHYDEWDHKIEDYRPSWCTLTEHRQTRTQEGFVAATFHEFGGIVTQIRRNFQLMRPEALRKMRYQEDGDDLDTDGLVEYVVDRKARVSPTPRVYIKRDKRDRDVTTAFLVDMSSSTDRKIDGRKRIIDIEKEALLLMCEALEAIRDEYAIYGFSGSGREDAQFYVVKELGERYDDRVKGRIGGIYARQKTRMGPAIRHATRRLAAADSNVKLMILLTDGKPYDSDTYQDNAYAQEDTKMALREARREKIHLFCVTVDREGADYLPHMYSDANFVVVDDVRTLPQKLPQLYRRLTT
- a CDS encoding replication initiator protein A, translated to MPPSPASRRNETVPLERPGVRRREGSAAADDNHLSGAEAQLALCEPDHLRRLEQPLKYGFADRSSARKGLEVAAGVAIADRLGSIRQTAGPPIGRHGYMAIVWLGSRWLQLEQAGASAVPFTQYRLLHDFGWAESGKNARQALKRTLLNLQDARWEGEVNDSETGRKTHEDHFGIIDRVLWPVVSDGRLERLGYIFLGSWFLEQLRHEAGVYIDWDVLRDLPPIARKLYGLLENDRFEDAGDGEEWQAYWLGPPFFASVGSTCARERDNVAAVSRACEAVASHPGTGYRFVRERVAVDDGWAHQLIVTRPAGTAGRRSPRTLTRTGT
- a CDS encoding IS3 family transposase (programmed frameshift); the protein is MEQRERRARREFSEEFKARTVELIESSGKSIGAVCRELDLSETAVRRWVKQAQIDQGTAPGLTSDERAELARLRRENKVLREEREILKKAGGLLRHGDDAVSLYRFIAAEKAAHGVSTLCRTLGVSRSGFYSWAARPPSSRRREDEQLLERLRAVHRMSRGTYGAARIHAELRADGHRHGRKRIARLMREAGIEGTHRRRFQRTTERDPLRAPAADLVERRFLAECPNALWVADITYVRTWAGWLYVAVVVDAYSRRVVGWSMREDLRAELVVDAIQMALWRRQVEPGQLVHHSDRGSQYTSFACGRALREAGIAQSMGSRGDAYDNALAESFMSTLKTELIDRRSWPTRQQARTAIYDYIESWYNPRRRHSGLGYLSPAEFEAQHHRRQESAA
- a CDS encoding IS481 family transposase, with translation MWTSLEKHHRLSDGVRRSGATPATAYKWLRRYRAEGAGGLLDRSSRPLHCPHRTDEATERQILKTRRIHRRGAQWIGDELGIAASTVGRVLARHQMPLLRDLDALTGDPVRRGPISRVRYERARPGELIHIDVKKLGRIPEGGGWRAHGRGPKPVINRAQGYDYVHSAIDDHSRLAYAEIHPDERGETCAAFIERAARFFGSMGITRIERVMSDNALNYRRSSAFQDVLGEMGARHVLIRPHCPWTNGKVERLNRTLLREWAYSQVFTSNAERAACLPEWLWHYNTRRRHSSLGGLPPISRLSTTW
- a CDS encoding ParA family protein; this translates as MSDTTPARIITVAAAKGGVGKTTLAYELAAALSGVLVDLDWDAGGATRMWGHDPTRAARVPLLDALERGPEGRPPRPKRRANQPALVPAHPDLSASRIDADLVGDCLRAWAAAFEDPYLVVDTHPGANPLTDGAIQGADLVVVPVVLGAREMDALEAIVADYRDYRLLLVPTMVPAVPPRRFVERLAGLAEAGRITVAPPVSEHRWIRRRLRRAALVTQPNPGVRVRAAAAEFRAVADTVEVACG